The following coding sequences are from one Streptomyces sp. NBC_01232 window:
- a CDS encoding ABC transporter ATP-binding protein produces MNTDQPTYEELRRRATAAAEPRTPAADAAIACDRLVRIFSQDGIEVQALQGLELTVDQGDLMALVGASGSGKSTLLNILAGLDVPTAGSAAVAGYDLLELSARDRLRYRREAVGFVFQQTARNLLPFLTAAQNVALPMQLKGGGSRRGSGARRAARVGEILDALGIGDLGHRRPAELSGGQQQRVAIAVAMANDPKVLLADEPTGELDSETAAAVFETFRTVNKELGVTVVIVTHDPMVAGEVRRTVAIRDGRTSSEVLRRLVTDEHGEESISEREYVVLDRSGRVQLPPKFLEALGMEHRVAVDLAPDHIELRPDRS; encoded by the coding sequence TTGAACACCGACCAGCCGACGTACGAGGAGCTCCGCCGCCGGGCGACGGCCGCCGCGGAGCCCCGCACCCCGGCGGCCGACGCCGCGATCGCCTGCGACCGCCTCGTCCGGATCTTCAGCCAGGACGGCATCGAGGTACAGGCCCTGCAGGGGCTGGAGCTGACGGTCGACCAGGGAGACCTGATGGCCCTGGTCGGCGCCTCCGGCAGCGGCAAGTCCACCCTCCTGAACATCCTGGCGGGCCTGGACGTCCCGACGGCGGGCAGCGCGGCGGTCGCCGGCTACGACCTGCTGGAACTGTCCGCCCGGGACCGGCTGCGCTACCGCCGCGAAGCGGTCGGATTCGTCTTCCAGCAGACCGCCCGCAACCTCCTGCCGTTTCTGACGGCCGCCCAGAACGTCGCCCTGCCCATGCAGTTGAAGGGCGGCGGCTCCCGCCGTGGCTCCGGCGCCCGCCGCGCCGCCCGCGTCGGGGAGATCCTGGACGCCCTCGGGATCGGCGACCTGGGGCACCGCCGCCCGGCGGAACTGTCCGGCGGCCAGCAGCAGCGCGTCGCGATAGCCGTCGCGATGGCCAACGACCCCAAGGTGCTGCTCGCCGACGAACCCACGGGCGAGCTGGACTCGGAGACGGCCGCGGCGGTCTTCGAGACGTTCCGCACCGTGAACAAGGAACTCGGCGTGACGGTGGTCATCGTGACGCACGACCCCATGGTGGCGGGCGAGGTCCGCCGCACGGTCGCGATCCGCGACGGCCGCACCAGCAGCGAGGTCCTGCGCCGCCTGGTCACCGACGAGCACGGCGAGGAATCGATCAGCGAACGGGAGTACGTCGTCCTCGACCGCTCCGGCCGGGTCCAGCTCCCACCGAAGTTCCTGGAGGCCCTGGGCATGGAACACCGCGTGGCGGTCGACCTGGCCCCGGACCACATCGAACTGCGCCCGGACCGCAGCTAG
- a CDS encoding nitrilase-related carbon-nitrogen hydrolase, with protein sequence MTSYALLTSYGSPLGSPGRTQPGERDPLRVGLVQMRWYADAAEHDNRLREGVALAAGQGATVVCLPELTRSPYFCNTDDPMADGAARYLEDVETGPTVALAAELATGLGITVHASLYERAEDGGLGYNTAVCVDSDGKLIARTRKNHIPAFPGYREDLCFRPGDSGFPVVSHEGARFGFPTCWDEWFPELARAYSLAGAEILVHPTAIGSEVDLPDFDTRPMWEHAITANGLANALFAIVPNRVGTEGRSTFYGSSFISDPYGRVMLRAPRDREAVLVADLDLDQRRDWLEFGLMRTRRPALYGSLTERLDVL encoded by the coding sequence GTGACCTCGTACGCGCTCCTCACCTCCTACGGATCCCCCCTCGGCTCCCCGGGCCGCACCCAGCCCGGCGAACGCGACCCGCTGCGCGTCGGCCTCGTCCAGATGCGCTGGTACGCCGACGCCGCCGAGCACGACAACCGGCTCCGCGAGGGCGTCGCCCTGGCCGCCGGGCAGGGCGCCACCGTCGTCTGCCTCCCGGAGCTCACCCGCAGCCCCTACTTCTGCAACACCGACGACCCCATGGCCGACGGCGCCGCCCGCTACCTGGAGGACGTGGAGACCGGCCCCACCGTCGCCCTCGCGGCCGAACTCGCCACCGGGCTCGGCATCACCGTCCACGCCTCCCTCTACGAGCGCGCCGAGGACGGCGGCCTCGGCTACAACACCGCCGTCTGCGTCGACTCCGACGGCAAGCTGATCGCCCGGACCCGCAAGAACCACATCCCCGCCTTCCCCGGCTACCGCGAGGACCTGTGCTTCCGCCCCGGCGACAGCGGATTCCCCGTCGTCAGCCACGAGGGAGCCCGCTTCGGCTTCCCCACCTGCTGGGACGAGTGGTTCCCGGAGCTCGCCCGCGCCTACTCCCTGGCCGGCGCCGAGATCCTCGTCCACCCCACCGCCATCGGCTCCGAGGTGGACCTCCCGGACTTCGACACCCGGCCCATGTGGGAGCACGCCATCACCGCCAACGGCCTGGCCAACGCCCTCTTCGCCATCGTGCCCAACCGCGTCGGCACCGAGGGCCGTTCCACCTTCTACGGCTCCTCCTTCATCTCCGACCCCTACGGCCGCGTCATGCTGCGCGCCCCGCGCGACCGCGAGGCCGTCCTCGTCGCCGACCTCGACCTCGACCAGCGCCGCGACTGGCTGGAGTTCGGGCTCATGCGCACCCGCCGCCCCGCGCTCTACGGAAGCCTCACCGAACGGCTCGACGTCCTCTAG
- a CDS encoding molybdopterin molybdotransferase MoeA — MLPTTAATAVRTPRIPARPPAVSWARARALAHGAARPLPARTVALAGAAGLTLADGLRTLQPLPGFDTAAMDGYAVSGPGPWRVRAVVRAGTSWPGVLGPAECVEISTGAEVPAGAQAVLPLESAVTGHDGRVSGPLPPPGRHIRRAGEDAPAGRTLAPAGTGIGPALLGLAASCGHDALAVRPRPRVGVLITGDELDHAGVPGRGRVRDALGPLLPSLVTELGGEPGDAAGPVRYVPDRPAGSLAGAVYEAQGHADVVVVTGSTSVGATDQLRRLLDDCGARMVVDTVACRPGHPMLLAELAPDRWVVGLPGNPYAALVAARTLLGPLIAGLSGRVLDPLPQVPVRGFMRPAPGLTRLVPVAWDGARATIADGHRAAFLQGAAVGDALAAITPDWTDGSPAPLVLTAR; from the coding sequence ATGCTTCCCACGACCGCCGCCACCGCCGTCCGCACACCCCGGATCCCGGCACGGCCGCCGGCCGTGTCCTGGGCGCGGGCCCGGGCGCTGGCGCACGGCGCGGCGCGTCCGTTGCCGGCCCGTACGGTGGCGCTGGCCGGCGCGGCCGGGCTCACCCTCGCCGACGGCCTGCGCACCCTGCAGCCGCTCCCGGGCTTCGACACGGCCGCCATGGACGGCTACGCGGTGTCCGGCCCCGGTCCTTGGCGGGTGCGGGCCGTCGTCCGCGCGGGCACGTCCTGGCCGGGCGTGCTCGGCCCGGCGGAGTGCGTGGAGATCTCCACCGGGGCCGAAGTGCCGGCCGGGGCGCAGGCCGTACTCCCCCTGGAATCTGCGGTGACCGGGCACGACGGCCGGGTGTCCGGACCTCTGCCGCCGCCGGGCCGGCACATCCGGCGCGCGGGCGAGGACGCTCCCGCGGGCCGCACGCTCGCCCCGGCGGGCACCGGGATCGGGCCCGCGCTGCTCGGTCTCGCCGCCTCCTGCGGCCACGATGCGCTGGCGGTACGGCCGCGCCCCCGGGTCGGCGTACTGATCACCGGGGACGAGCTGGACCACGCCGGTGTTCCCGGCCGCGGCCGGGTGCGCGACGCCCTCGGTCCGCTCCTGCCGTCCCTGGTCACCGAACTCGGCGGTGAGCCCGGCGATGCGGCCGGACCGGTGCGGTACGTCCCCGACCGGCCGGCGGGAAGCCTGGCCGGGGCCGTGTACGAGGCCCAGGGGCACGCCGACGTCGTCGTGGTCACGGGCTCCACCTCCGTCGGCGCCACCGACCAGCTGCGCAGGCTGCTGGACGACTGCGGGGCGCGGATGGTCGTCGACACGGTCGCCTGCCGGCCCGGCCATCCCATGCTGCTCGCCGAACTCGCCCCGGACCGATGGGTGGTCGGTCTCCCGGGCAACCCGTACGCCGCCCTGGTGGCCGCCCGTACCCTGCTCGGCCCCCTGATCGCGGGCCTGTCCGGACGCGTCCTCGATCCCCTGCCGCAGGTCCCCGTGCGCGGGTTCATGCGGCCGGCGCCCGGCCTGACCCGGCTGGTACCCGTCGCCTGGGACGGCGCGCGGGCCACGATCGCCGACGGGCACCGCGCGGCCTTCCTCCAGGGCGCCGCCGTGGGCGACGCGCTCGCCGCGATCACCCCGGACTGGACCGACGGCAGCCCCGCGCCGCTGGTGCTCACCGCCCGCTGA
- a CDS encoding PIG-L family deacetylase: MSLASRTRLAALLAAFSVGVAGVTTWAYGHGQAGEPQALAPEAMVSPSVTEGSALQVVAHPDDDLFFMNPDLSRSISTGIKVTTVYLTSGESDGRNEAHSPHLQDAAGPADRAAYAEARQNGIRAAYAQMATGDRASAWERSSIPTAGGGSAEVDVLVARPQVNLVWMQLREARSISGDNPDSLRGLWDGRTPALGAQLTSGTPVEQWFSYTKDQAVAAIAGVFEAYRPTTIRTQDPTPGRAEGGGAFLDHQDHMYGARFVQAAADRYAKSTDRPHFSVQNYVSYPNSSLPPTLDPQTAEEKLGYLKTYAWTDHQDWCGSPAGCGDRKTATRPAGAGWSQTIRYSRGDGTSWMTEGVSGRLWAFAALDGRMAYWSRSGPQALWEGPAFLPGDGIDSGASAVRLWDGRIGVFATRTTLGATPQDYGREIVYALQSEVDGGFGPWQSLGTPDTVDPAGTSAIGAPSVAVDPEGRMTVYVRDSRRTLRARAQAAPGGAFGEWRALGGAGLQGDPVTATDESGRRHVYAATADSVLAWVQPAPGAPFGGPFPTGLPQTTGALSVRPEGDGVRLFFRWPGIGTVATGLARVAGSAPEFSPVAEAGGLGGYGAVGIAGDLLAGRAGAGTIGVAGIDGPQPWQESQMLYTGAPAAVAGWAGTAVAAALGLDADLHVISAVPPGGSLPPGSRTPSPWHRAVQPWTLAQAGRPGSTVAGGQPPQ; this comes from the coding sequence ATGTCCCTGGCCAGCCGCACCCGACTCGCGGCCCTGCTCGCCGCGTTCTCCGTCGGCGTCGCCGGCGTCACGACCTGGGCCTACGGGCACGGGCAGGCGGGCGAGCCACAGGCGCTGGCGCCCGAGGCGATGGTCAGCCCGAGCGTGACCGAGGGCTCCGCCCTCCAGGTCGTCGCCCACCCCGACGACGACCTGTTCTTCATGAACCCCGACCTGAGCCGCTCCATATCGACGGGCATCAAGGTCACCACCGTCTACCTGACCTCCGGCGAGTCCGACGGCCGGAACGAGGCCCACAGCCCTCACCTCCAGGACGCGGCAGGTCCCGCCGACCGCGCCGCCTACGCGGAGGCCCGGCAGAACGGCATACGCGCCGCCTACGCGCAGATGGCCACCGGGGACCGGGCCAGCGCCTGGGAGCGGAGCTCCATACCCACCGCCGGGGGCGGCAGCGCCGAGGTGGACGTCCTGGTCGCCAGGCCCCAGGTCAACCTCGTATGGATGCAGCTGCGCGAGGCCCGCAGCATCTCCGGGGACAATCCGGACAGCCTCCGTGGCCTGTGGGACGGCCGCACCCCGGCCCTCGGCGCCCAGCTGACCTCCGGGACGCCGGTCGAGCAATGGTTCTCGTACACCAAGGACCAGGCCGTGGCCGCCATCGCGGGCGTGTTCGAGGCCTACCGGCCGACGACGATACGCACGCAGGACCCGACCCCGGGCCGGGCCGAGGGGGGCGGCGCCTTCCTCGACCACCAGGACCACATGTACGGCGCCCGCTTCGTGCAGGCCGCCGCCGACCGCTACGCGAAGTCCACGGACCGGCCCCACTTCTCGGTCCAGAACTACGTGAGCTACCCCAACAGCTCGCTGCCCCCGACGCTCGACCCGCAGACCGCCGAGGAGAAGCTCGGCTACCTCAAGACCTACGCCTGGACGGACCACCAGGACTGGTGCGGCAGCCCCGCGGGCTGCGGCGACCGCAAGACGGCGACCAGGCCCGCCGGGGCCGGCTGGAGCCAGACCATCCGCTACAGCCGCGGTGACGGCACCTCCTGGATGACCGAGGGTGTCTCCGGACGGCTCTGGGCCTTCGCCGCCCTGGACGGCCGGATGGCCTACTGGTCGCGCAGTGGCCCGCAGGCCCTGTGGGAGGGTCCCGCGTTCCTGCCCGGCGACGGCATCGACTCGGGGGCATCGGCCGTCCGGCTCTGGGACGGCCGGATCGGCGTGTTCGCCACCCGCACCACCCTCGGCGCGACGCCCCAGGACTACGGCCGGGAGATCGTCTACGCCCTCCAGAGCGAGGTCGACGGCGGATTCGGCCCGTGGCAGTCGCTGGGCACCCCGGACACCGTGGACCCGGCCGGTACCTCGGCGATCGGCGCGCCGTCCGTCGCCGTGGATCCCGAAGGCCGGATGACGGTGTACGTCCGCGACTCCCGGCGTACGCTGCGCGCCCGGGCGCAGGCGGCGCCGGGCGGTGCCTTCGGGGAGTGGCGGGCCCTGGGCGGCGCGGGTCTGCAGGGCGACCCGGTCACCGCCACCGACGAGTCGGGCCGGCGCCACGTGTACGCGGCCACGGCGGACTCCGTACTGGCCTGGGTCCAGCCGGCGCCCGGCGCTCCGTTCGGCGGCCCCTTCCCGACCGGACTGCCCCAGACGACGGGCGCGCTCTCCGTGCGCCCGGAGGGCGACGGCGTCCGCCTGTTCTTCCGCTGGCCCGGCATCGGCACCGTCGCCACCGGTCTGGCCCGCGTCGCCGGGTCCGCACCGGAGTTCTCCCCGGTCGCCGAGGCCGGCGGTCTGGGCGGCTACGGGGCGGTCGGCATCGCGGGCGACCTGCTCGCGGGCCGCGCGGGTGCGGGCACGATCGGCGTGGCGGGCATCGACGGTCCGCAGCCCTGGCAGGAGTCCCAGATGCTGTACACGGGCGCACCGGCCGCCGTGGCGGGGTGGGCCGGTACGGCCGTCGCGGCCGCGCTGGGCCTGGACGCCGACCTGCACGTCATCTCGGCGGTCCCGCCGGGCGGCTCCCTGCCGCCCGGCAGCCGGACGCCCTCCCCGTGGCACCGGGCGGTCCAGCCCTGGACGCTCGCGCAGGCCGGAAGGCCGGGCTCGACGGTCGCCGGAGGCCAGCCGCCGCAGTGA
- a CDS encoding LIC_13387 family protein, protein MTVTPVLERKPRPKPLRPFRVGAGGFLLLGTGHLALAAATALADPTPEQQASSAAMRESRTTLLGLERSTLDIVQGMSLVMALFVIVCGLLALTAVRHAPALIERRTPFGWIPLVASLVGLALSVLLLPMPPIVVLTVTSCAFALSLRRATP, encoded by the coding sequence GTGACCGTCACACCCGTCCTCGAGCGCAAGCCCCGGCCCAAGCCGCTGCGACCCTTCAGAGTCGGGGCCGGCGGCTTCCTCCTGCTGGGCACGGGACACCTCGCTCTTGCAGCCGCGACGGCGCTGGCCGACCCCACCCCCGAGCAGCAAGCCTCCTCGGCAGCCATGCGGGAGTCGAGGACGACCCTCCTCGGTCTGGAGCGCAGCACCCTCGACATCGTCCAGGGCATGAGCCTCGTCATGGCTCTGTTCGTCATCGTGTGCGGGCTCCTCGCCCTCACCGCCGTCCGGCACGCCCCGGCACTGATCGAACGGCGCACCCCCTTCGGATGGATCCCGCTCGTCGCCTCACTGGTGGGCCTGGCGCTTTCCGTCCTGCTCCTGCCCATGCCGCCGATCGTCGTCCTCACTGTCACCAGCTGCGCCTTCGCCCTGTCCTTGCGCCGGGCGACACCCTGA
- a CDS encoding LacI family DNA-binding transcriptional regulator: MTPPAVTLLDVARAAGVSKSTVSDALQGSGRVAEATRERVREIAEELGYRPNSAARRLRRSSTGAIGLHLPQTATRLDYYMNLAFGAVERAQEGGLDVVLLAPAGGASGPLASRVDGLLVIDPEVGDSAVPGLLDAGVPVVTGERYLGPSPTPTGAVVCDNAASLTALLDHVRDRGARRPALLAPEGTSAWARALRETAAAWGTSYGIEVALRTVPFAATAADAEAATRRLLASDPGIDAVICAPDGAAPGALSAATALGRTVGADLLVASCVDGVANRSAEPPVTAVDLRPAGYGRACAELLSDILAGRAAPDTVRHHTWVLETRPSTTGAG, encoded by the coding sequence GTGACCCCACCTGCCGTGACCCTGCTCGATGTCGCCCGCGCCGCCGGCGTCTCCAAGAGCACCGTCTCCGACGCGCTCCAGGGCTCGGGCCGGGTCGCCGAAGCCACCCGTGAACGGGTCCGCGAGATCGCGGAGGAGCTCGGCTACCGCCCCAACAGCGCCGCCCGCCGGCTGCGCCGTTCCAGCACCGGGGCCATCGGCCTGCACCTGCCGCAGACCGCCACCCGGCTGGACTACTACATGAACCTGGCCTTCGGGGCCGTCGAGCGCGCCCAGGAGGGCGGCCTGGACGTGGTCCTGCTCGCCCCGGCCGGCGGCGCCTCCGGCCCGCTCGCCTCCCGGGTCGACGGACTCCTCGTGATCGACCCCGAGGTCGGCGACAGCGCGGTACCGGGTCTGCTCGACGCGGGCGTCCCCGTCGTCACCGGGGAGCGCTACCTCGGCCCCTCCCCCACCCCCACGGGCGCGGTGGTCTGCGACAACGCCGCCTCGCTGACCGCCCTCCTCGACCACGTGCGCGACCGCGGCGCCCGCCGCCCCGCGCTGCTCGCCCCCGAGGGCACCTCGGCCTGGGCCCGGGCCCTGCGCGAGACCGCGGCCGCCTGGGGCACCTCGTACGGCATCGAAGTCGCCCTGCGCACCGTGCCGTTCGCGGCGACCGCGGCCGACGCGGAGGCCGCCACCCGTCGGCTGCTCGCATCCGATCCGGGGATCGACGCCGTGATCTGCGCCCCCGACGGAGCCGCCCCCGGAGCCCTGAGCGCCGCAACCGCCCTCGGCCGCACGGTCGGCGCCGATCTGCTGGTCGCCTCGTGCGTCGACGGCGTCGCGAACCGCAGTGCCGAGCCGCCCGTCACAGCGGTCGATCTGCGCCCGGCCGGCTACGGACGGGCCTGCGCGGAACTCCTGTCCGACATCCTCGCCGGCCGCGCGGCGCCCGACACCGTCCGCCACCACACCTGGGTCCTGGAAACCAGGCCCTCCACGACGGGAGCCGGCTGA
- a CDS encoding immunity 49 family protein gives MSGAVVSAAREDFTNRIGGQVRSMSRAGRMAAYEWQSIADEFLDYLGALSVETPGLGTAEAKAALKDASEAAAGAVAYAAYHPHCSFNVFLDYVNFGVRYDPGEDDHEESVTPGDWIDALCLAVLRGKAQWHGEAFHFAREKFAAQEKGTPTGELATGLTAVVLDYTGDDEEYPPSAQAKIAAVDAALDRIRTHAAETGEPLLDRPNSLALRTLRALAAEDRQAFGAGLADLLAGHAARQGPAASTSSLLPLVPIALAALAYRTLGWAPAVRTDYLPHALITGFETRGPRVAGFGRNRRPDAVAALAAGPLVVERPACERERDGLRRVEAMYEEHVREAFTPADGKPLAVGCLADVMADQERLFKWRAGNPGDIADAQLATLRLASGAGAALFRIALAEPGTEAEVSVGGRTLRYPAGRGEAAGAANWQRATAFALITGAREDLAPLVLTGPAFARPDGSAVNGYCEALHAYLKGVDAGPAAQRALEQTEQAKDWGFAIPPTVLLSQLVEGDEESFNLALADALEAHRAYYEVADRSDEPAASVNLDVLALACHARRRGWDIRVESAYLPQALLQAADPF, from the coding sequence GTGAGCGGGGCCGTCGTGTCGGCAGCGCGCGAGGACTTCACGAACCGTATCGGAGGCCAGGTGCGGTCCATGTCGCGGGCCGGCCGGATGGCCGCCTACGAGTGGCAGTCGATCGCCGACGAATTCCTCGACTACCTGGGTGCCCTCTCCGTCGAGACGCCCGGCCTCGGCACCGCGGAGGCGAAAGCCGCCCTCAAGGACGCCTCCGAGGCCGCGGCCGGCGCCGTCGCCTACGCGGCCTACCACCCGCACTGCAGCTTCAACGTCTTCCTGGACTACGTGAACTTCGGCGTGCGCTACGACCCGGGTGAGGACGACCACGAGGAGAGCGTCACGCCCGGGGACTGGATCGACGCGCTCTGCCTGGCGGTCCTCAGGGGCAAGGCGCAGTGGCACGGCGAGGCCTTCCACTTCGCCCGGGAGAAGTTCGCCGCGCAGGAGAAGGGAACGCCCACGGGCGAGCTCGCCACAGGACTGACGGCCGTGGTCCTGGACTACACCGGCGATGACGAGGAGTACCCGCCGAGCGCGCAGGCCAAGATCGCCGCCGTCGACGCGGCCCTGGATCGCATCCGTACCCACGCCGCTGAGACGGGCGAGCCCCTCCTGGACCGGCCGAACAGCCTGGCGCTGCGGACGCTGCGCGCGCTGGCTGCCGAGGACCGGCAGGCCTTCGGCGCCGGACTGGCCGATCTCCTGGCCGGGCACGCCGCCCGGCAGGGCCCGGCGGCCTCCACGAGCAGCCTTCTCCCGCTCGTCCCCATCGCCCTGGCGGCGCTCGCGTACCGGACCCTGGGCTGGGCGCCGGCCGTCCGCACGGACTACCTCCCGCACGCGCTGATCACCGGCTTCGAGACCCGGGGGCCGCGGGTCGCCGGCTTCGGCCGGAACCGCCGGCCGGACGCGGTCGCCGCCCTCGCCGCGGGCCCGCTGGTGGTGGAGCGGCCCGCCTGTGAGCGTGAGCGTGACGGGTTGCGGCGGGTCGAGGCCATGTACGAGGAACACGTGCGAGAGGCGTTCACCCCCGCCGACGGAAAGCCCCTTGCCGTCGGGTGTCTCGCCGACGTCATGGCCGATCAGGAGCGCCTCTTCAAGTGGCGGGCCGGAAACCCCGGCGACATCGCGGATGCCCAGCTCGCCACCCTTCGGCTGGCCTCCGGCGCGGGGGCGGCCCTGTTCCGCATCGCGCTGGCGGAGCCGGGCACCGAGGCCGAGGTGAGCGTCGGCGGCCGGACGCTGCGTTACCCGGCCGGGCGCGGTGAGGCGGCCGGCGCGGCGAACTGGCAGCGGGCCACCGCCTTCGCCCTGATCACCGGCGCACGCGAGGACCTCGCCCCGCTGGTCCTCACCGGCCCCGCCTTCGCCCGCCCGGACGGCTCCGCCGTCAACGGGTACTGCGAAGCCCTGCACGCCTATCTGAAGGGCGTCGATGCCGGACCGGCCGCGCAGCGGGCGCTGGAGCAGACCGAGCAGGCCAAGGACTGGGGCTTCGCGATACCGCCGACCGTGCTGCTCTCGCAGCTCGTTGAGGGCGACGAGGAGAGCTTCAACCTCGCCCTGGCCGACGCGCTCGAAGCCCACCGCGCGTACTACGAGGTCGCCGACCGCTCCGACGAACCGGCCGCTTCCGTCAACCTCGACGTCCTCGCACTCGCCTGCCACGCCCGTCGCCGCGGCTGGGACATCCGCGTCGAATCCGCGTACCTGCCGCAGGCGCTCCTGCAGGCCGCCGATCCCTTCTAG